The Methanococcus maripaludis genome has a window encoding:
- a CDS encoding metal-dependent phosphohydrolase, with the protein MIPDGKKALDLLNFYVKEQSNLDHNLIVGYGMLGIAKYLEKDETEQNCWFVTGVLHDIDIEEYGCDIEKHCILGEEILKKEGISKDLIEDIKSHNDVLNIERNSEIRHALWAVDALSGIIRAYVLMRPDKDVKKAELKSIKKKLKDKSFAQNVSREQIESCEENLKITLDDFVNSVLKEVKENISFN; encoded by the coding sequence ATGATACCTGATGGTAAAAAAGCGCTAGATTTATTAAATTTTTATGTAAAAGAACAGTCCAATCTTGATCATAATTTAATCGTTGGATATGGAATGCTTGGAATAGCTAAATATCTTGAAAAGGACGAAACCGAACAAAATTGCTGGTTTGTAACCGGAGTTTTACACGATATCGACATTGAAGAATATGGCTGCGATATAGAAAAACACTGTATCCTTGGCGAAGAAATTTTAAAAAAGGAAGGAATTTCAAAAGATTTAATTGAAGATATAAAATCTCACAACGATGTATTGAATATTGAAAGAAATTCGGAAATTAGGCATGCTTTATGGGCCGTTGATGCACTTTCGGGAATTATTCGAGCTTATGTTTTAATGAGGCCTGACAAAGATGTAAAAAAGGCAGAATTAAAGTCAATTAAGAAAAAATTAAAAGATAAAAGTTTTGCACAGAATGTTTCAAGGGAACAGATTGAATCCTGTGAAGAAAATTTGAAAATAACGCTTGATGATTTTGTAAATTCTGTTTTAAAAGAAGTAAAAGAAAATATTTCATTTAATTAA
- a CDS encoding multidrug resistance efflux transporter family protein — MKSIILGILSSLFFASTFVLNRQMDLFGGDWVFSASLRYIFTLPILLILLYGRNNIKKVISEIKNNFKEWFIWSNVGFVLFYAPLTFAGDYGPSWLIAGTWQITIIAGILVTPLFYSMVENNGNLEKVKNKIPKKSLFISAIILFGIILMQYSRITSVSIESIIFGFLPVIVAAFSYPLGNRKTMEISGGKLTTFQRILGMTLCSMPAWILLLIYGLLRSGIPNNNQIIQSFIVALFSGIIATWLFFKATDLVRKDMKKLAAVESTQSGEIVFSVLGEIILLGGAFPDISAIFGLLVVISGMIIHSIHSVRINS; from the coding sequence ATGAAATCGATAATTTTAGGAATTCTTTCATCACTTTTTTTCGCATCCACTTTTGTTTTGAATCGACAGATGGATCTTTTCGGGGGAGATTGGGTATTTTCTGCATCTTTAAGATACATATTTACACTGCCAATTCTCTTAATTTTGCTTTACGGTAGAAATAACATTAAAAAAGTAATTTCTGAAATAAAAAACAATTTTAAAGAATGGTTTATCTGGAGTAATGTTGGTTTTGTTTTATTTTACGCCCCACTTACATTTGCAGGTGATTACGGGCCATCCTGGCTTATTGCGGGAACCTGGCAGATTACAATCATTGCAGGAATTCTTGTAACCCCGTTATTTTACAGCATGGTTGAAAATAATGGAAATTTAGAAAAAGTAAAGAATAAAATTCCAAAAAAATCGCTTTTTATTTCAGCCATAATTCTTTTTGGAATTATTTTAATGCAGTATTCAAGAATAACTTCTGTTTCAATAGAATCAATTATTTTTGGATTTTTACCAGTTATTGTTGCGGCATTTTCATATCCCTTGGGAAACAGAAAAACCATGGAAATTTCGGGCGGTAAATTAACCACATTTCAGAGAATTCTTGGAATGACTCTTTGCAGCATGCCTGCATGGATTTTACTTTTAATTTACGGACTTTTAAGGTCAGGTATTCCAAACAATAACCAGATTATACAGTCATTTATTGTTGCATTATTTTCAGGAATAATTGCAACCTGGCTTTTTTTCAAGGCGACAGACCTTGTAAGAAAAGATATGAAAAAACTTGCTGCTGTTGAATCAACACAGTCTGGAGAAATAGTATTTTCAGTACTTGGTGAAATTATCCTGCTTGGTGGTGCATTTCCAGACATTTCTGCAATTTTCGGACTGCTTGTCGTGATATCTGGAATGATTATACATAGTATTCATTCTGTTAGAATAAATAGCTGA
- the rpe gene encoding ribulose-phosphate 3-epimerase, producing the protein MVMIGASILSADYGHMEQEVKKAEEGNVDFFHVDIMDGHFVPNLSMGLRVPHYLKSITDVPIDVHLMVENPDLFIPKLADAADIIAFHAESSKYLFRTVDMIKEHGAKPIVALNPSTPINNVEYVLENLYGVLIMTVEPGFSGQSFINPMLKKIDNLKNKILAEGYDTKIFVDGGINLETAPKAVEAGADALIAASAIYGKEDVKKAVDDLRNSANFKI; encoded by the coding sequence ATGGTAATGATTGGTGCATCCATTCTTTCTGCAGATTACGGACACATGGAACAAGAAGTAAAAAAGGCTGAAGAAGGGAATGTTGATTTCTTTCACGTTGATATAATGGACGGACACTTTGTACCGAATTTAAGTATGGGGCTTAGAGTTCCGCACTATTTGAAAAGTATAACTGACGTTCCAATAGATGTACATTTAATGGTTGAAAATCCTGATTTATTTATTCCCAAATTGGCAGATGCTGCAGATATAATTGCATTTCATGCAGAATCCAGCAAATATTTATTCAGAACCGTTGACATGATAAAAGAACACGGTGCAAAGCCAATAGTTGCATTAAACCCATCAACCCCTATCAACAACGTGGAATATGTTTTAGAAAATTTGTATGGTGTTTTGATAATGACCGTTGAACCTGGCTTTTCAGGGCAGTCTTTTATAAATCCAATGCTCAAAAAGATAGATAATTTAAAAAATAAAATATTGGCTGAAGGATATGACACAAAAATCTTTGTAGATGGTGGAATTAATCTAGAAACTGCGCCAAAAGCAGTTGAAGCAGGAGCAGATGCTTTAATTGCAGCTTCAGCAATTTATGGAAAAGAAGATGTTAAAAAGGCAGTAGATGACTTAAGAAATTCTGCAAACTTTAAAATTTAA
- a CDS encoding M42 family metallopeptidase: MSTLDYLKILATEKGISGREDNVREYMKKELEKYCDSIETDKFGNLIAKKGSTGPKIMIASHMDEIGLMVKFIDDKGFLKFTKIGGINDQMLLNQKVIVHSNEGDIVGVLGSKPPHKMKENERNKLISAEHMFIDIGAKNKEDAEKMGVEIGTAISFKSEFDNLGGNVVSCKSFDNRAGCAVVLKTMELIKDMDLKCQVYAVGTVQEEVGLKGAKTSAFGINPDVAFALDVTICGDHPGIKLEDAPVELGKGPVATIVDASGRGIITHPTVLKMVRDVTKENEIPVQYEVGEGGTTDATAIHLTRDGIPTGVISVPSRYIHTPVEVIDTEDLEKTTELVVACIKKVHEYF; this comes from the coding sequence ATGAGTACACTTGATTATTTAAAGATTCTCGCAACAGAAAAAGGGATTTCTGGAAGAGAAGATAATGTAAGAGAATACATGAAAAAAGAACTCGAAAAATACTGCGATAGTATTGAAACTGATAAATTCGGTAATTTAATTGCGAAAAAAGGATCAACCGGTCCAAAAATTATGATTGCATCCCACATGGACGAAATCGGACTCATGGTAAAATTCATCGATGACAAAGGATTCTTAAAATTTACAAAAATTGGTGGAATTAACGACCAGATGCTTTTAAACCAAAAAGTTATCGTTCACAGCAATGAAGGAGATATTGTTGGAGTTTTGGGATCAAAACCACCACATAAAATGAAAGAAAATGAAAGAAACAAGTTAATTTCAGCTGAACATATGTTTATCGACATCGGTGCAAAAAATAAAGAAGATGCAGAAAAAATGGGTGTTGAAATCGGTACTGCAATTTCATTCAAGTCTGAATTTGACAACCTTGGTGGAAACGTAGTTTCATGCAAATCATTTGACAACAGGGCAGGCTGTGCGGTTGTTTTGAAAACCATGGAATTAATCAAGGATATGGATTTAAAATGTCAGGTTTACGCTGTAGGAACAGTTCAGGAAGAAGTAGGACTTAAAGGTGCAAAAACATCCGCATTTGGAATTAACCCTGATGTTGCATTTGCACTCGATGTTACAATCTGTGGAGACCACCCTGGAATTAAATTAGAAGATGCTCCAGTAGAACTTGGAAAAGGCCCTGTTGCAACAATTGTTGATGCTTCTGGAAGGGGAATTATTACACACCCTACAGTTTTAAAAATGGTAAGGGACGTTACAAAAGAAAACGAAATTCCTGTCCAATACGAAGTTGGAGAAGGTGGAACTACTGATGCAACCGCAATTCACCTGACAAGAGATGGAATTCCAACTGGAGTTATATCCGTTCCTTCAAGATACATCCACACACCAGTTGAAGTTATTGATACAGAAGACCTTGAAAAAACAACAGAACTTGTTGTTGCATGCATTAAAAAGGTGCACGAATACTTTTAA
- a CDS encoding transketolase produces MFLKSVKRMKNTKNLTFEELAVKSKSLRYNIVKMIGLAESGHPGGSLSAIDIITALYYNIMGYDPKNPNLDSRDRFILSKGHACPALYATLADLGYFKEEELWNLRQLGALLQGHPTIEIPGIEVNTGSLGQGFSSSVGVAIGCKLNKYENNVFVLLGDGECQEGQVWEAAMAAAHYKLDNLIGFVDRNKLQIDGCTEDVMCLADLKAKFAGFGFDVFEIEGHNYEEIIKTAELAKSMKNGKPKMIIANTIKGKGVSFMENNVGFHGKAPNKEELEKALTELQ; encoded by the coding sequence ATGTTTTTAAAATCGGTGAAAAGAATGAAAAACACAAAAAACTTGACTTTTGAAGAATTGGCTGTAAAATCAAAAAGTTTAAGATATAATATTGTAAAAATGATTGGACTTGCAGAATCAGGACACCCTGGAGGATCCCTTTCAGCAATTGATATTATTACGGCTCTTTATTATAACATTATGGGTTACGATCCAAAAAACCCAAATTTGGATTCAAGAGATAGGTTTATTTTAAGTAAGGGTCACGCATGTCCTGCACTTTATGCAACACTTGCAGATTTAGGTTATTTTAAAGAAGAAGAATTGTGGAATTTAAGACAACTCGGAGCTCTTTTACAAGGACACCCGACAATCGAAATTCCTGGAATTGAGGTAAATACCGGATCACTTGGACAGGGATTTTCTTCATCAGTTGGCGTTGCTATCGGATGTAAATTAAACAAGTATGAAAATAACGTTTTCGTTCTTTTAGGGGATGGAGAATGCCAAGAAGGACAGGTCTGGGAAGCTGCAATGGCTGCGGCACACTACAAGCTTGATAATTTAATCGGTTTTGTCGATAGAAACAAACTCCAGATTGACGGATGCACAGAAGATGTAATGTGTCTTGCGGATTTAAAGGCTAAATTTGCAGGATTTGGTTTTGATGTATTTGAAATCGAAGGTCACAATTACGAGGAAATTATCAAAACCGCAGAACTTGCAAAATCAATGAAAAACGGAAAGCCAAAAATGATTATTGCAAATACAATAAAAGGAAAAGGCGTATCTTTCATGGAAAACAACGTTGGATTCCACGGAAAAGCTCCAAATAAAGAAGAATTAGAAAAAGCACTTACAGAACTTCAGTAA
- a CDS encoding YkgJ family cysteine cluster protein produces MKLDIKKDLKNIAWHCMMCGGCCDSPSVSKKDVANIAGFLKIPFDEVVKKYLVNFDGMTGRLKTSKEKCIFLDENNKCKIYRVRPIICRLRPYSVQIKDKNLVLTYDGWFLENCKGQFIGDLNPDEEYYKHAETVLKYLGEEKNTPEELFEKAKKRLKKSKKN; encoded by the coding sequence ATGAAACTTGACATTAAAAAAGACTTAAAAAATATTGCATGGCACTGTATGATGTGTGGTGGATGCTGTGACTCCCCAAGCGTTTCCAAAAAAGATGTTGCAAACATTGCAGGCTTTTTAAAGATCCCATTTGACGAAGTCGTTAAAAAATACCTTGTAAACTTTGATGGAATGACGGGAAGACTTAAAACTTCAAAAGAAAAATGTATATTCTTGGATGAAAACAATAAATGTAAAATTTATAGGGTTAGACCAATCATCTGTAGATTAAGGCCTTATTCAGTTCAAATAAAAGATAAAAACCTTGTTTTAACGTATGACGGCTGGTTTTTAGAAAACTGTAAAGGTCAGTTCATTGGAGATTTAAACCCTGATGAAGAATATTACAAACACGCTGAAACCGTTTTAAAGTACCTTGGAGAAGAAAAAAATACTCCTGAAGAATTATTTGAAAAAGCGAAAAAAAGATTGAAAAAATCTAAAAAAAATTGA
- a CDS encoding redox-regulated ATPase YchF translates to MAILGLVGKPNVGKSTTFNAMTEKIADIGNYPFTTINPNIGTSFVTKPCPCDTLDLKCTPNNSKCFAGMRYIPVEVIDVAGLVPDAHKGKGMGNKFLDDLRQADAFILVVDASGKTDLEGNPSENNNPVDDVKFLLNELDMWIYSILTKNWERLSRKAQQEKNLLKALSEQLSGLNISENQVFAVIKEFDESPMKWSEDDLLKISTNLRKASKPMIISANKADHPDAEKNIELLKEEFKDFLVIPTSAEIELALKKAQKAGLIKYDGKSMEILDESSLNNAQKNALNYMKSYLDKFGGTGIQDLINVAYFDLLNMIVVYPVEDEGKFCDKKGNVLPDAYLVKKGATAKDLAFKIHTEIGQKFIYAVDAKKKLRISADQELNDGDIIKIVSAA, encoded by the coding sequence ATGGCGATATTAGGACTCGTTGGAAAACCAAACGTTGGAAAATCAACTACATTCAATGCAATGACAGAAAAAATTGCAGATATTGGAAATTACCCATTTACTACGATAAACCCAAACATTGGAACTTCTTTTGTTACAAAGCCATGCCCATGTGACACTTTAGATTTAAAATGTACCCCAAACAATTCAAAATGTTTTGCTGGAATGCGTTATATTCCTGTTGAAGTTATTGACGTTGCAGGGCTCGTTCCTGATGCACACAAAGGAAAAGGAATGGGTAACAAATTTTTAGACGATTTAAGGCAGGCAGATGCATTTATACTTGTAGTTGATGCAAGTGGAAAAACGGATCTTGAAGGAAATCCTTCTGAAAATAATAATCCCGTAGATGACGTTAAATTTTTGTTAAATGAACTTGACATGTGGATTTACAGTATTTTAACTAAAAATTGGGAAAGGCTCTCAAGAAAAGCACAGCAGGAAAAAAATCTTTTAAAAGCGCTTTCTGAACAGTTAAGTGGATTAAACATTTCAGAAAATCAAGTGTTTGCGGTAATTAAAGAGTTTGACGAAAGTCCTATGAAATGGTCTGAAGATGATTTGTTGAAAATTTCGACAAATTTGAGAAAAGCTTCAAAACCAATGATTATTTCTGCAAATAAGGCAGATCACCCTGACGCAGAAAAAAACATTGAATTATTAAAAGAAGAATTTAAAGACTTTTTGGTTATTCCAACATCTGCTGAAATTGAACTTGCACTAAAAAAGGCGCAGAAAGCAGGTTTAATAAAATATGATGGAAAATCAATGGAAATTTTGGATGAATCATCCCTAAATAATGCACAGAAAAATGCATTAAATTATATGAAAAGCTACCTTGATAAATTTGGTGGAACAGGAATTCAGGATTTAATCAATGTGGCTTATTTTGATCTATTAAATATGATTGTAGTCTATCCTGTGGAGGACGAAGGAAAATTCTGCGATAAAAAAGGAAATGTTTTACCTGATGCATACCTTGTTAAAAAAGGAGCAACTGCAAAAGACCTTGCATTCAAAATACACACAGAAATCGGGCAAAAGTTCATCTACGCGGTCGATGCGAAGAAAAAGTTGAGAATCAGTGCAGATCAGGAATTAAACGATGGAGACATTATAAAAATTGTTTCTGCTGCATAA
- a CDS encoding TrmB family transcriptional regulator sugar-binding domain-containing protein: MKKIGILEFLVLISVLVTALAIGYNFLSPTSAEYTFDGEEMYKCAWISENIMLKGFPLYADIDGKWTADGLEFSDRVQILAASGGTLTVAYENKEMTIGGKLASKEDIAASKIYLVPLGNTIIRYNLESINGTSFSEISDIIYTDIGDDLTVLEVDVDGSFAIDSDTFSPTEQLEVINYFKYETALPKISFVDGGLILKGTFNLEDLKNLDSLLNPQKIVTSDMEVNIIVEESSNEINTENYNNAKLITWM, encoded by the coding sequence ATGAAAAAAATCGGAATTTTAGAGTTTTTAGTTTTAATTTCAGTTTTGGTTACTGCCCTTGCAATTGGATACAATTTTTTAAGCCCAACTTCAGCAGAGTATACTTTCGATGGGGAAGAAATGTACAAATGTGCGTGGATTTCTGAAAATATAATGCTTAAGGGTTTTCCACTTTACGCAGACATTGATGGAAAATGGACTGCTGATGGTTTAGAATTTTCAGATCGCGTACAAATCTTAGCTGCAAGTGGTGGAACGCTTACAGTTGCATATGAAAACAAAGAAATGACTATCGGTGGAAAACTTGCTTCAAAAGAAGATATTGCAGCAAGTAAAATATATCTGGTTCCTTTAGGAAACACGATAATCAGATACAACTTAGAATCAATAAATGGAACTTCATTTTCCGAAATAAGTGATATTATTTATACAGATATCGGCGATGATTTAACGGTTCTCGAAGTTGACGTCGATGGTTCATTTGCAATCGATTCAGATACTTTTTCACCAACAGAGCAACTTGAAGTTATAAATTATTTCAAATACGAAACAGCGCTACCAAAAATTAGTTTTGTAGATGGTGGGCTGATTTTAAAAGGAACGTTTAATTTGGAGGACTTAAAAAATTTAGATAGTTTATTAAATCCTCAAAAAATTGTTACATCAGATATGGAAGTAAATATTATTGTGGAAGAATCAAGCAACGAGATAAACACTGAAAATTATAACAATGCAAAACTAATAACCTGGATGTAA
- a CDS encoding ATP-binding protein translates to MRKSRIGMIGTKLLIYSIIIVLIPTIMLSYVSTDTISDLMISNQNKDLDRNMGILTERMDSVLIEFDTMTSYTAQLPVVINAVKNKDEKTLQDFANGLEDQSWVDLVVFTDAEGNVICASYGDTNAEISSYVKKLLGKNTLYAYDVLPNEEASKYSDYELDGYDALAIFTVAPVHDGESLIGTVTYVDIMNKDDYWVDRVKEVTGDDASIYLKNVRISTTSQMDGVDGYGMPASEGIFETISKKQDYIGDISINGVLYLGEYSPIYNIDGEVIGMTAVGTPQTPFMALLNSTIQKIFFIAATSLLIAVLVAIILNRKIIVPIKKLKNSAEIFGHGKYDERVHIETGDEIEELAESFNSMAEEISRSDQKLKKDANDLKHSYDELKEVDDLKSELISIVSHELRTPLTSILGYIQLLKDETAGKLNEKQKEFVSVISENSERLKRITDNMSDLVSVDDDVLDGEFNKLNIKNAVEEIISSLQHFADSRNIILLEDVDDSYIKGDKSKIHQVLANLIENAVKFSKKQTKVTVTGFEDNGNIHLEITDQGPGIPKEHLDKIFDRFYQIDSSSKREIGGSGLGLAVCKKIVESHGGSIWVESKIGKGTIVHVLFPLVK, encoded by the coding sequence ATGAGAAAATCAAGAATTGGAATGATTGGAACTAAATTACTAATTTATTCAATAATTATTGTTTTAATCCCGACAATAATGTTGAGCTATGTATCAACAGATACAATTTCAGATTTGATGATTTCAAACCAGAATAAAGATCTCGATAGAAATATGGGAATATTGACTGAAAGAATGGATAGTGTACTCATCGAATTTGACACTATGACGTCATATACAGCACAGCTTCCAGTTGTAATTAATGCAGTCAAAAATAAGGATGAAAAAACATTACAGGATTTTGCAAATGGTCTTGAAGACCAGTCTTGGGTTGACCTGGTAGTATTTACCGATGCAGAAGGAAACGTAATTTGTGCAAGTTACGGAGATACCAATGCAGAAATAAGTTCTTACGTTAAAAAATTACTCGGAAAAAATACACTATACGCTTACGATGTCCTTCCAAATGAAGAAGCTTCAAAATATAGCGATTATGAACTGGATGGCTACGATGCACTCGCAATATTTACTGTTGCACCAGTACATGATGGAGAATCACTTATCGGTACTGTAACCTATGTAGATATCATGAATAAAGATGATTACTGGGTAGATAGAGTTAAAGAAGTTACTGGCGATGATGCTTCAATATATCTAAAAAATGTAAGGATATCTACAACTAGCCAAATGGATGGAGTAGATGGTTATGGTATGCCTGCATCTGAAGGAATATTTGAAACTATTTCAAAAAAACAAGATTATATTGGAGATATAAGTATTAACGGAGTATTGTATTTAGGCGAATATTCTCCTATATATAATATCGATGGCGAAGTAATCGGAATGACGGCGGTTGGAACTCCTCAAACTCCATTTATGGCATTGCTTAATTCAACGATTCAGAAAATATTCTTTATCGCAGCCACAAGCCTGCTTATCGCAGTTTTAGTTGCTATAATTTTAAACAGAAAAATAATAGTTCCGATAAAAAAACTTAAAAATTCTGCTGAAATATTTGGGCATGGAAAATATGATGAAAGAGTACATATCGAAACTGGCGATGAAATAGAAGAATTGGCAGAATCATTCAACAGTATGGCCGAAGAAATAAGTAGGTCAGATCAAAAACTTAAAAAAGATGCAAATGACCTTAAACATTCATATGACGAATTAAAAGAAGTTGATGATTTAAAATCCGAACTTATTTCGATAGTATCTCACGAATTGAGAACTCCGCTTACGTCAATTCTTGGATATATTCAACTGTTAAAAGATGAAACTGCGGGAAAACTAAATGAAAAGCAGAAAGAATTCGTATCAGTAATATCTGAAAATTCAGAACGGTTAAAAAGAATTACCGATAACATGTCAGACCTCGTAAGTGTTGATGATGATGTTTTAGATGGCGAATTTAATAAATTAAACATCAAAAATGCAGTGGAAGAAATTATTTCCTCTTTACAGCACTTTGCAGACAGTAGAAACATAATTTTACTCGAGGATGTAGATGATTCGTATATAAAAGGAGATAAATCTAAAATACATCAGGTTCTTGCAAATTTAATTGAAAATGCAGTGAAATTCAGTAAAAAACAGACCAAAGTTACAGTAACTGGTTTTGAAGATAACGGAAACATTCACCTTGAAATTACCGATCAAGGACCCGGAATTCCAAAAGAACATCTTGATAAAATATTTGACAGATTTTACCAGATCGATTCTTCTTCAAAACGAGAAATCGGTGGATCGGGCCTTGGACTTGCAGTCTGTAAAAAAATCGTTGAATCCCACGGTGGATCAATTTGGGTTGAAAGCAAAATTGGAAAAGGTACAATCGTTCACGTACTGTTCCCATTAGTTAAATAA
- a CDS encoding transketolase family protein has protein sequence MKGTKKGMRDAYGETLAELGELNKNIVVLDADLSGSTKTSVFAKKYPERFFNAGIAEQNMMGMAAGLSRTGKTVFASTFAMFATGRAWEQIRNSIAYPGLNVKICATHSGITVGEDGASHEMTEDIAIMRSIPKMIVISPSDYLETKSAIRWASNYEGPVYVRMPRGNTEIIFENEEEAKFEFGKARILKEGTDITLIATGELVPEAINASKILLEKGISVEVIAISTIKPIDKDAIKNSKDFIVSIEDHSIVAGLGGAISEVIAEDGLNKKLLRIGINDEFGKSGKAGDLLKYYKLDSESIAETVLNAYKK, from the coding sequence ATGAAAGGAACAAAAAAAGGAATGAGAGACGCATACGGCGAAACACTGGCCGAACTTGGAGAATTAAATAAAAATATTGTGGTACTTGATGCTGATTTATCGGGTTCTACCAAAACAAGCGTTTTTGCTAAAAAATACCCTGAAAGATTTTTCAATGCAGGAATTGCAGAACAGAACATGATGGGTATGGCAGCAGGACTTTCAAGAACTGGAAAAACCGTATTCGCATCAACTTTTGCAATGTTTGCAACAGGAAGGGCATGGGAGCAGATTAGAAATTCTATCGCATATCCTGGTTTAAACGTAAAAATATGTGCAACACACAGTGGAATTACTGTTGGTGAAGATGGAGCATCTCATGAAATGACAGAAGACATTGCAATAATGAGATCAATTCCAAAAATGATTGTAATTTCTCCATCTGATTATTTGGAAACAAAAAGTGCCATTAGATGGGCATCTAATTACGAAGGTCCGGTTTACGTAAGAATGCCAAGGGGAAATACGGAAATAATCTTTGAAAACGAAGAAGAAGCAAAATTCGAGTTTGGAAAAGCAAGGATTTTAAAAGAAGGAACTGATATTACGCTAATTGCAACAGGAGAACTCGTTCCAGAAGCAATCAACGCTTCAAAAATACTTTTGGAAAAAGGAATATCTGTAGAAGTTATTGCAATTTCAACAATAAAACCAATTGATAAAGATGCAATAAAAAATTCAAAAGATTTTATAGTTTCAATTGAAGATCACAGTATTGTCGCAGGACTTGGAGGAGCAATTTCAGAAGTCATTGCAGAAGATGGATTAAACAAAAAACTCCTAAGAATTGGTATCAATGACGAGTTTGGAAAATCTGGAAAAGCAGGAGATTTATTGAAATACTATAAACTCGACTCAGAAAGCATTGCAGAAACCGTGTTGAACGCATACAAAAAATAA
- a CDS encoding radical SAM protein, translated as MAIKNVSIVYPNKFGGGIACLAVHVLNSHLNKYHDISANAYFIENYSKIKNNDAILITLQYENDYFNVVKIVNELKVQNPNAIFIAGGPCAISNPLPLYEFFDAFVIGEIEGTDTMYQLINGNFEIPGVFVPKSYNNEKIKRIYPKKLGIDNYPISQVTHESGAYGKAYLLEIGRGCIRNCKFCMAKCIYAPPRYRKIEDLKYLVDEGLKNTDADKVSLIAPSVSDYRYVLDLCQHISEKNMMISPSSLRADTITDELLEFLNLKTLTIAPEAGSEFLRKKIDKGITEENILNAVDIAKNHGISTVKLYYMVGFPEETDEDIEEIINLTKKIKDNVRKVDVSINPMIPKPHTPFESFEFDMGSKTKIKYIEKSLRKIKVSVDFEKFNSMVAQTVLARGGVELSKVLNESKNTMELIKNVDLDNYIDKIEEKPWDFIEI; from the coding sequence ATGGCAATTAAAAACGTTTCAATCGTGTACCCTAATAAATTTGGCGGGGGAATTGCATGCCTTGCAGTGCATGTTTTAAACAGCCACCTAAATAAGTACCACGATATCTCTGCAAATGCGTATTTTATAGAGAATTATTCGAAAATTAAGAACAATGATGCTATTTTAATAACTTTACAGTATGAAAACGACTATTTTAACGTTGTAAAAATTGTAAATGAATTAAAAGTTCAAAATCCAAACGCTATTTTCATTGCAGGGGGCCCATGTGCCATTTCAAATCCGCTACCGCTTTATGAATTTTTTGATGCATTCGTTATCGGTGAAATCGAAGGAACTGATACGATGTATCAGTTAATTAATGGTAATTTTGAAATTCCCGGAGTTTTTGTTCCAAAAAGTTATAACAATGAAAAAATTAAAAGAATATATCCAAAAAAACTCGGGATAGATAATTATCCAATTTCCCAAGTAACTCATGAATCCGGAGCTTATGGGAAAGCATATCTCCTTGAAATTGGGAGGGGCTGTATTAGAAACTGTAAATTTTGTATGGCTAAATGTATATATGCTCCTCCGAGGTATCGAAAAATTGAGGATTTAAAATATCTGGTCGACGAAGGTTTAAAAAACACCGACGCAGACAAGGTTTCGCTAATCGCCCCATCTGTAAGCGATTACCGGTATGTACTGGATCTTTGCCAGCATATTTCTGAAAAAAACATGATGATTTCCCCATCTTCGTTAAGGGCAGATACAATTACTGATGAACTTCTCGAATTTTTAAATTTGAAAACTTTGACGATAGCGCCAGAAGCAGGTAGTGAATTTTTGCGGAAAAAAATTGATAAAGGAATCACTGAAGAAAATATATTAAATGCAGTAGATATTGCAAAAAATCACGGAATATCTACGGTAAAACTTTATTATATGGTTGGTTTTCCTGAAGAAACAGATGAAGATATCGAAGAAATAATAAATCTGACAAAAAAAATAAAAGATAATGTTCGAAAAGTAGACGTCAGTATAAATCCAATGATTCCAAAGCCCCACACTCCTTTTGAGAGTTTTGAATTTGACATGGGCTCAAAAACGAAGATAAAATATATCGAAAAGAGTCTGCGAAAAATAAAAGTTAGCGTTGATTTTGAAAAATTCAATTCCATGGTCGCACAGACTGTTCTTGCAAGAGGTGGGGTCGAACTTTCAAAAGTTTTAAATGAGTCAAAAAACACAATGGAACTTATTAAAAATGTGGATTTGGATAACTACATTGATAAAATCGAAGAAAAACCTTGGGATTTTATAGAAATTTAA